One segment of Paraburkholderia caribensis DNA contains the following:
- a CDS encoding peptidoglycan DD-metalloendopeptidase family protein produces MNLFKLCRELTQRLLIASVALALAGCASMPWGDLFTSSPDARPPSIEPPAPVAAGFYRVNPGDTLASVAAAFGRDPAQLARWNRLPDAYPVSVGQVLRVAPDAAAVSGPVQTGVPQSPAAAGNVAPSAASSQQARFIWPASGQVTSNAGDGQSKAIHINGTAGETIRAASTGRVIYAGSEIKAYGLLVIVKHDKRFISAYGNNAKLLVKEGDTVRQGQPIAEMGAPNDPHPYLIFELRDGTKAVDPQNYLPKLSG; encoded by the coding sequence ATGAACCTCTTCAAACTGTGCCGCGAACTGACGCAACGGCTATTGATCGCGAGCGTCGCGTTGGCGCTCGCCGGTTGTGCAAGCATGCCGTGGGGCGACCTCTTCACCAGTTCGCCTGATGCGCGCCCGCCCTCGATCGAGCCGCCCGCGCCTGTCGCGGCGGGCTTCTATCGCGTGAATCCAGGCGATACGCTGGCGAGCGTCGCGGCTGCGTTCGGGCGTGATCCCGCCCAGCTTGCCCGCTGGAACCGCCTCCCGGACGCCTACCCGGTGAGCGTCGGCCAGGTGCTCCGTGTGGCGCCCGATGCTGCTGCCGTGTCCGGGCCCGTGCAAACGGGCGTGCCGCAATCCCCGGCCGCCGCCGGTAACGTCGCGCCGTCTGCCGCATCCTCGCAGCAGGCGCGCTTCATCTGGCCCGCCTCGGGGCAAGTGACGTCGAACGCCGGAGACGGCCAGTCGAAGGCGATCCACATCAACGGCACAGCCGGCGAGACGATCCGGGCAGCGAGCACCGGCCGCGTGATCTACGCGGGCTCCGAGATCAAGGCGTACGGGCTGCTCGTCATCGTCAAGCACGACAAACGTTTCATCAGCGCTTACGGTAACAACGCGAAGCTGCTCGTCAAGGAAGGCGACACGGTCAGGCAAGGCCAGCCGATCGCCGAAATGGGCGCGCCCAACGATCCCCATCCGTATCTGATCTTCGAACTGCGCGACGGCACGAAGGCAGTCGATCCGCAAAACTACCTGCCGAAACTTTCGGGCTGA
- a CDS encoding ABC transporter substrate-binding protein has protein sequence MKKIVQSRCAVAVGAVVLALSAVAQANAAELTVVNFGGANGDAQKAAFNQPFEAQSGSKVTAVEYNGEQAKVKAMVEAKHVNWDVVEVESGDLGRGCDEGLYEKLDWSKLGKKSDLIPEAPQTCGVGIFVWSTAMAYNADKLKTAPASWADFWDTKKFPGKRGMRKGARYNLEFALMADGVAPKDVYKVLGTKEGQDRAFKKLDELKPNIQWWEAGAQPPQFLVAGDVVMSTAYNGRIDAAQKEGKNLKVVWNGSIYDLDYWAMPKGTPNKALAEKYIAYTISSKPQQEYAKHIAYGPVNESAIKSLDAKTLANLPNSPANGKNAVLQNLTFWTDHGDELEQRFSSWASK, from the coding sequence ATGAAGAAGATCGTGCAATCGCGCTGTGCCGTGGCTGTCGGCGCTGTCGTCCTCGCGCTCAGCGCCGTTGCTCAGGCGAACGCGGCGGAACTGACGGTCGTGAACTTCGGCGGCGCGAATGGCGACGCGCAGAAGGCCGCATTCAACCAGCCGTTCGAGGCGCAAAGCGGCTCGAAAGTGACGGCTGTCGAATACAACGGCGAGCAGGCCAAAGTGAAGGCGATGGTCGAAGCAAAGCATGTGAACTGGGATGTCGTCGAAGTCGAATCGGGCGACCTCGGCCGAGGCTGCGACGAAGGCCTGTACGAAAAGCTCGACTGGTCGAAGCTCGGCAAGAAGTCGGATCTGATTCCCGAAGCGCCGCAAACGTGCGGCGTCGGTATTTTCGTGTGGTCGACGGCGATGGCATACAACGCCGACAAGCTCAAGACGGCGCCCGCCAGCTGGGCCGACTTCTGGGACACGAAGAAATTCCCGGGCAAGCGCGGCATGCGCAAGGGCGCGCGCTACAACCTGGAATTCGCGCTGATGGCCGACGGCGTCGCGCCGAAGGACGTCTACAAGGTGCTCGGCACGAAGGAAGGCCAGGACCGCGCGTTCAAGAAACTCGACGAGCTGAAGCCGAATATCCAGTGGTGGGAAGCGGGCGCACAGCCGCCGCAATTCCTCGTCGCGGGCGACGTGGTGATGTCGACGGCGTATAACGGCCGTATCGATGCCGCGCAGAAGGAAGGCAAGAACCTGAAGGTCGTGTGGAACGGCAGCATCTACGACCTCGACTACTGGGCAATGCCGAAGGGCACGCCGAACAAGGCGCTGGCCGAGAAGTACATCGCGTACACGATCTCGTCGAAGCCGCAGCAGGAATACGCGAAGCACATCGCGTACGGCCCGGTGAATGAATCGGCGATCAAGTCGCTCGATGCGAAGACGCTCGCCAACCTGCCGAACTCCCCCGCCAACGGCAAGAACGCAGTGCTGCAGAACCTGACGTTCTGGACCGATCACGGCGACGAGCTGGAGCAACGCTTCTCGTCGTGGGCGTCGAAGTAA
- a CDS encoding ABC transporter ATP-binding protein: MKTEDVIVSFRGVRKTYDGEMLVVKQLDLDIYQGEFLTLLGPSGSGKTTCLMMLAGFEFPTGGEIWLDGQLLNNVPPHKRNIGMVFQNYALFPHLTVEQNVAYPLTVRKLPADERAHKVNNALKMVRMEGFAKRYPAQLSGGQQQRIALARALVFEPKLVLMDEPLGALDKQLREHMQYELKSLHEKLGVTFVYVTHDQGEALTMSDRVAVFDKGIVQQLDTVDSLYEAPCNEFVANFIGDSNRLRGTIANVDGDYCEFHLIDGTRLVGRNIGGAQAGAQGVACIRPERMKLAAGAAGGARPGANAVAGEARGLIYFGDHVRMRCGLPQQDECFVKVPLGTEALEGFAPGAPVALEFAPEHLRVFA; the protein is encoded by the coding sequence ATGAAAACCGAAGACGTAATCGTCAGCTTTCGGGGTGTGCGCAAGACGTATGACGGCGAAATGCTGGTCGTCAAGCAACTCGATCTCGACATCTATCAAGGCGAATTCCTCACGCTGCTCGGGCCTTCCGGCTCCGGCAAGACGACTTGCCTGATGATGCTCGCAGGCTTCGAATTTCCGACGGGCGGCGAGATCTGGCTCGATGGACAACTGCTCAACAACGTGCCGCCGCACAAGCGCAACATCGGCATGGTGTTTCAGAACTACGCGCTGTTTCCGCATCTCACGGTCGAGCAGAACGTCGCGTATCCGCTGACGGTGCGCAAGCTCCCCGCCGACGAACGCGCGCACAAGGTCAACAACGCGCTGAAGATGGTGCGCATGGAAGGCTTTGCGAAGCGCTACCCGGCGCAACTGTCGGGCGGCCAGCAGCAGCGCATCGCGCTGGCGCGCGCGCTCGTGTTCGAACCCAAGCTCGTGCTGATGGACGAGCCGCTTGGCGCGCTCGACAAGCAGTTGCGCGAGCACATGCAATACGAACTCAAATCGCTGCACGAAAAGCTCGGCGTCACCTTCGTCTACGTGACGCACGATCAGGGCGAAGCGCTGACCATGTCAGACCGCGTCGCGGTATTCGACAAGGGCATCGTGCAGCAGCTCGATACCGTCGACAGCCTCTACGAGGCGCCGTGCAACGAGTTCGTCGCGAACTTCATCGGCGACAGCAACCGGCTGCGCGGCACGATCGCGAATGTCGACGGCGATTACTGCGAGTTTCACCTGATCGACGGCACGCGCCTGGTCGGGCGGAATATCGGTGGTGCGCAAGCGGGCGCGCAAGGCGTCGCGTGCATCCGGCCGGAGCGGATGAAGCTCGCGGCGGGCGCGGCAGGCGGCGCGCGGCCCGGCGCGAATGCGGTGGCGGGCGAAGCGCGCGGGCTCATCTATTTCGGCGATCACGTGCGCATGCGCTGTGGTTTGCCGCAACAGGACGAGTGCTTCGTGAAGGTGCCGCTCGGCACGGAAGCACTCGAAGGCTTCGCGCCGGGCGCGCCCGTCGCACTCGAATTCGCGCCGGAGCATCTGCGCGTGTTCGCGTGA
- a CDS encoding septal ring lytic transglycosylase RlpA family protein — protein sequence MKKNPLLRRLGASVSLFLLASALPASASAAAGKHKPLDPKSRPKAKNAQHGARTEPLHDPEHDVHVDPKGRANLANRSANRSADRGPNRAAHAAHLVHAASVKGHTSRFTQLGLASWYGRGFHGRRTANGEHYDMYAMTAAHRTLPLGSYVRVTSLASSKSVVVRINDRGPYARGRVIDLSYLAASALGMHRAGVAKVSIERVEKPEAERIAHRPMHLTTNG from the coding sequence TTGAAAAAGAACCCGCTGCTACGACGCCTCGGCGCGTCCGTTTCGCTCTTTCTGCTGGCGAGCGCGCTGCCCGCGTCGGCATCGGCGGCTGCCGGGAAGCATAAGCCGCTCGATCCGAAGTCGCGTCCCAAGGCGAAAAACGCGCAGCATGGCGCACGAACGGAGCCGCTTCACGATCCGGAGCACGACGTGCATGTCGATCCAAAAGGCCGCGCAAATCTGGCCAACCGCAGTGCAAACCGCAGTGCCGACCGCGGTCCCAACCGCGCCGCGCATGCTGCGCATCTGGTGCATGCGGCGAGCGTGAAAGGGCACACGTCGCGCTTCACGCAACTGGGGCTCGCGTCGTGGTACGGCCGGGGCTTTCACGGTCGTCGCACGGCAAACGGCGAGCACTACGACATGTACGCGATGACGGCCGCGCACCGGACGCTGCCGCTTGGATCGTATGTGCGCGTGACGTCGCTGGCGAGTTCGAAGTCGGTGGTAGTGCGCATCAACGACCGTGGACCCTACGCGCGCGGTCGCGTGATCGATCTGTCGTATCTCGCCGCGTCGGCGCTCGGCATGCATCGCGCGGGCGTGGCGAAGGTGTCGATCGAGCGGGTGGAGAAGCCCGAAGCGGAGCGCATCGCGCATCGCCCGATGCATCTGACGACGAACGGCTAG
- the pdxR gene encoding MocR-like pyridoxine biosynthesis transcription factor PdxR: MDTVILSDWLAARLDRTAGEPVYRQVLGLMQQAILTGQLLPGAKLPSSRTLASDLGIARNTVLHVYDQLTAEGYVLSTTGSGTYVADTRPDTAAVNARKAPPAASGPIGAIGGAGPGANVAPPAVPARGSLSTRGARLICQAGVSARQWGAFMPGVPDVAEFPARTWSRLQAKLWKEANPDLLTYAPGGGYRPLRRALSDYLRVARSVKCTPDQIIITTGIHQSIDLAVRLLTDVGDRAWVEEPCYWGARSVLQSSGLTLAPVPVDEEGLNPRESDLQAPPRIALVTPSHQYPLGMVMSLARRRTLLEYARQHGVWIIEDDYDSEFRYGSRPLASLQGLDDAGQVIYVGSLGKMLFPGLRIGYMIAPEHLVDTFRTGVAELYREGQLMQQAVLTEFIMDGYLTSHVRRMRALYGERRQILIDAITARFGDALPVMGDEAGLHLVLGLPDHANDREVTAASYDAGVIVRPLAAYYNSETPARRGLLLGYACVPNERIGPAFDTLANVIERTALKTTAAPTRAA, translated from the coding sequence TTGGATACGGTGATCCTGTCGGACTGGCTCGCCGCGCGGCTCGACCGGACGGCTGGCGAACCCGTCTATCGACAAGTACTCGGGCTGATGCAGCAGGCCATTCTGACGGGCCAGTTGCTGCCCGGCGCCAAGCTGCCCAGTTCGCGCACGCTCGCGTCGGACCTCGGCATTGCGCGCAACACGGTGCTGCACGTCTACGACCAGCTCACGGCGGAAGGCTATGTGCTATCGACCACGGGCAGCGGCACCTATGTCGCCGACACGCGGCCGGACACGGCCGCCGTCAACGCACGCAAGGCGCCACCCGCCGCGAGTGGCCCTATCGGCGCGATCGGCGGCGCAGGGCCAGGCGCGAATGTCGCGCCGCCCGCCGTGCCCGCGCGCGGCAGCCTGTCGACGCGCGGCGCGCGTCTGATTTGCCAGGCGGGCGTATCGGCGCGGCAGTGGGGCGCGTTCATGCCCGGCGTGCCGGATGTCGCCGAGTTTCCGGCGCGCACATGGAGCCGCCTGCAGGCCAAGCTCTGGAAGGAAGCGAATCCCGATCTGCTGACGTACGCGCCGGGCGGCGGCTATCGACCGCTGCGGCGTGCGCTCTCGGACTATCTGCGCGTCGCGCGTTCGGTGAAGTGCACGCCGGATCAGATCATCATCACAACGGGCATTCATCAGTCGATCGACCTCGCCGTGCGGCTGCTGACGGACGTCGGCGACCGCGCTTGGGTCGAGGAGCCCTGCTATTGGGGCGCGCGCAGCGTGCTGCAGTCGTCGGGGCTGACGCTCGCGCCCGTGCCCGTCGATGAAGAAGGCCTGAATCCGCGCGAATCCGACCTGCAGGCGCCGCCGCGCATCGCGCTCGTCACGCCGTCGCATCAGTATCCGCTCGGCATGGTGATGAGCCTCGCGCGCCGCCGCACGCTGCTCGAATACGCGCGCCAACATGGCGTGTGGATCATCGAGGACGACTACGACAGCGAGTTCCGCTACGGCAGCCGGCCGCTCGCATCGCTGCAAGGGCTCGACGACGCGGGCCAGGTGATCTATGTGGGCAGTCTCGGAAAGATGCTGTTTCCGGGTTTGCGGATCGGCTACATGATCGCGCCGGAGCATCTCGTCGATACGTTTCGCACGGGCGTGGCCGAGTTGTATCGCGAAGGACAACTGATGCAGCAGGCCGTGCTGACCGAGTTCATCATGGACGGCTATCTGACCTCGCACGTGCGGCGCATGCGCGCGTTGTACGGCGAGCGCCGCCAGATTCTGATCGACGCGATCACCGCGCGTTTCGGCGATGCGCTGCCCGTGATGGGCGACGAAGCGGGCCTGCACCTGGTGCTCGGCCTGCCCGATCATGCAAACGACCGCGAAGTGACGGCCGCTTCGTACGACGCGGGCGTGATCGTGCGGCCGCTCGCCGCGTACTACAACAGCGAGACGCCGGCGCGGCGCGGCCTGCTGCTCGGCTACGCATGCGTGCCGAACGAGCGCATCGGGCCGGCGTTCGATACGCTTGCGAACGTGATCGAAAGGACTGCGTTGAAGACGACGGCCGCGCCTACGCGGGCGGCTTAG